From a region of the Mercurialis annua linkage group LG1-X, ddMerAnnu1.2, whole genome shotgun sequence genome:
- the LOC126672140 gene encoding uncharacterized protein LOC126672140: MFLVALARSRFGVGKIGVFPFITHEPAKRSSVNRVAGTMETKPITSIIRDVMKLYLIEKVLPAIKKKWPREESHLPIFIQQDNANTHISLDDVDFQRAALKDGFDIRLMCQPVNSPDSNVLKLRFLAAIQSLQYKEAPKNVDEMINVVIKSFEVFPIVKSNHIFLALQLCMLEITSAKGSQQYKIPHMRKSTLERTEELSTQIKYDDALIQEVVEYLNMSS; encoded by the coding sequence ATGTTCTTAGTTGCTTTAGCTCGTTCTAGATTTGGCGTTGGAAAAATTGGGGTGTTTCCTTTCATTACTCATGAGCCGGCTAAAAGAAGTAGTGTCAATAGAGTTGCGGGAACAATGGAAACAAAGCCAATAACTTCAATTATTAGGGATGTTATGAAGTTGTATTTGATCGAAAAAGTATTACCTGCCATCAAGAAAAAATGGCCAAGAGAGGAGTCACATTTACCGATATTTATACAACAAGATAATGCTAATACACATATCAGCCTTGACGATGTTGATTTTCAGCGAGCTGCCTTAAAAGATGGATTTGATATACGTTTAATGTGTCAGCCTGTGAATTCTCCTGATTCTAATGTGTTGAAATTAAGATTTCTTGCAGCCATTCAATCTTTGCAATATAAAGAGGCACCAAAAAATGTTGATGAGATGATAAATGTCGTTATTAAATCCTTTGAAGTTTTTCCTATAGTAAAATCTAATCATATATTCCTAGCATTGCAACTTTGTATGTTAGAAATAACGAGCGCAAAGGGTTCACAACAATACAAGATTCCACATATGAGAAAATCAACTTTGGAAAGAACCGAGGAGCTTTCAACTCAAATCAAATATGACGATGCACTTATACAAGAAGTCGTTGAGTATCTTAATATGAGTTCATAG